From the genome of Anopheles moucheti chromosome 3, idAnoMoucSN_F20_07, whole genome shotgun sequence, one region includes:
- the LOC128302718 gene encoding proton-coupled amino acid transporter-like protein CG1139 yields MCHISYQHYEPLSNNHNRRDSLSNSVRDISCLLQPTEARRMNEQAPSDIKAEHELCKRKRVPSLNYPAVTQTALLEGPEALKPLCCNATHRVNVFLLIYQLGTCCVYVVFVSSNIKAIADYYTDTDVRLYMLIILLPLILINWVRNLKSLAPFSTVANFVTLVSFGIILYYIFREPISFENRDKVGTMSGFALFFGTVLFALEAIGVILPLENEMKTPKKFGGSFGVLNKAMILIVTLYIGMGFFGYLNYGSAIKGSITLNLPEEKCKHLAQCVKGMLAFAIYITHGLACYVAIDITWNDYLKKNLGDSPRSTFYEYIARTVLVLITFLLAVAIPNLELFISLFGALCLSALGIAFPALIQTCTYGHHRQGMAKVWMVAKNSVIGVVAMLGLVIGTSTSMIEIIHTLGHDD; encoded by the exons ATGTGCCATATAAGCTATCAACACTACGAGCCGCTTTCTAACAACCACAATCGCCGCGATAGCTTGAGTAATAGTGTGCGTGACATCTCCTGCCTTTTGCAGCCGACCGAAGCGCGCCGAATGAACGAGCAAGCACCGTCA GATATTAAAGCAGAGCACGAGCTGTGCAAGCGGAAACGAGTGCCGAGCCTGAACTATCCGGCCGTTACGCAGACTGCACTGCTGGAAGGACCGGAAGCGCTTAAACCTttatgttgcaacgcaac TCATAGAGTAAACGTGTTTCTGCTCATCTACCAGCTCGGTACTTGCTGCGTGtacgttgtgtttgtgtcgtcTAACATTAAGGCCATTGCTGACTACTACACCGATACCGATGTGCGGCTATACATGCTGATCATTCTTCTGCCACTCATCCTGATCAACTGG GTTAGGAATCTGAAATCATTGGCACCATTCTCGACGGTAGCTAATTTTGTCACGCTCGTCTCGTTCGGCATCATCTTGTACTACATCTTCCGCGAGCCCATCTCGTTCGAGAATCGCGACAAAGTCGGCACAATGAGCGGTTTCGCGCTCTTCTTCGGCACAGTGCTATTCGCTTTGGAAGCAATCGGTGTG ATCCTGCCATTGGAGAATGAGATGAAAACTCCGAAAAAGTTCGGTGGTAGTTTTGGTGTGCTGAACAAGGCAATGATCCTGATCGTCACACTGTACATTGGTATGGGCTTTTTCGGATATCTGAACTACGGTTCAGCTATAAAGGGATCGATAACGTTGAATCTGCCTGAGGAAAAATGTAAGCA CTTGGCCCAGTGCGTTAAGGGAATGTTAGCCTTTGCCATCTACATCACCCACGGGCTGGCGTGTTACGTAGCGATAGATATCACCTGGAACGACTACTTGAAGAAGAATTTGGGTGATTCTCCACGAAGCACCTTTTATGAGTACATCGCACGAACGGTGCTAGTGTTAATCACAT TCTTGCTGGCAGTGGCCATTCCCAATCTGGAACTCTTCATTTCGCTGTTCGGAGCACTGTGCCTTTCTGCCCTGGGCATTGCATTCCCTGCATTGATACAAACCTGCACGTACGGGCACCATCGGCAGGGTATGGCAAAGGTGTGGATGGTTGCGAAGAACAGCGTTATTGGCGTGGTAGCCATGCTGGGGCTGGTGATCGGTACCTCGACCAGCATGATCGAAATCATTCACACCCTCGGACATGACGATTGA